The proteins below are encoded in one region of Bifidobacterium dentium JCM 1195 = DSM 20436:
- a CDS encoding cation-translocating P-type ATPase, with the protein MVDHKNDQAIQSHRSVAGESERPMDVNAIQDVLPHGVDPSLTDAQAVADALNVDPNTGLSQAEAERRLAKFGPNELASAPPVPKWKKFLAQFRDPLVYLLLAATAISLIAWFIERANAAPGTEGGEILPFDAIVIVLILIVNAVLGYIQESKAEQAVEALSQMTAPQTNVLRDGRIIRINTVDVVPGDIIVLGEGDSVSADGRLCVAASLRIAEASLTGESVAVGKKADTLEQAKALGDRANMVFNGTSVTQGTGRAIVTGTGMNTQVGKIADLLQATEDDESPLQKEMNYVSKVLGIAVCIIAAVVLVALAITEGFNDIHDVIDSLLLAVSLAVAAVPEGLAAILTVVLALGVQRMAMHHAIVKKLHSVETLGSASVICSDKTGTLTRNEMTVERVVTPSGEVQITGTGYAPEGRMVIVDQRTPERAAIEMEAVATLGVGALANDGDLREHTESGIWEAVGDPTEVSLIVGARKVKADRRYAHYGRVGEIPFTSERKRMSIVAQDNADAGRLTVFSKGAPDVLLGYCNRIAVDGAVRPLTEGDRQQILATVERLSSEAYRTLGQAYRPLGTASLADVPGVTINAAGHVADIAEQSDVLESELIWVGMVGIIDPPRTEVRASVSEAHRAGIRTVMITGDHPLTAARIATDLGIIEQGGKALTGDQLDALPGDDAFDKATAEVSVYARVAPEHKLKIVKSLQRQGNIVAMTGDGVNDAPAVKTADIGVAMGITGTEVTKQSAKMILADDNFSTIVAAVREGRGIFDNIRKFLRYLLSSNVGEVFTVFGGVIFAGFLGITQPGTQGVTVPLLATQLLWINLLTDAAPALAMGVDPSTDDVMARKPRRLTDRVIDGEMWGDIIFIGVIMAAVTLIGMDMHLAGGLFTDRSVAAVGHEAQMIEARTMGFTILVFAQMFNALALRSHLQSVFVGLFANKWLWGAIGVSVALQLAVIYVPFLNTAFGTVPLSAGAWLECVGLALIVLIASELRKCVLRAMRR; encoded by the coding sequence ATGGTTGATCACAAGAACGATCAAGCCATTCAGTCCCACCGCTCTGTCGCAGGCGAGTCCGAACGTCCCATGGACGTCAATGCCATACAGGACGTTCTGCCTCACGGTGTGGACCCGTCACTGACCGATGCGCAGGCCGTGGCGGATGCGCTCAATGTCGATCCGAATACGGGCCTGAGTCAGGCGGAGGCCGAACGGAGACTTGCGAAATTCGGGCCGAACGAACTCGCCTCCGCACCTCCTGTACCGAAATGGAAGAAATTCCTGGCTCAATTCCGAGACCCGCTCGTATACCTGCTGCTGGCCGCCACCGCCATCTCGCTGATCGCATGGTTCATCGAACGGGCCAATGCGGCACCCGGAACGGAAGGCGGTGAAATACTGCCGTTCGACGCCATCGTCATCGTGCTCATACTCATCGTCAACGCGGTGCTCGGCTACATTCAGGAATCTAAGGCGGAACAGGCCGTCGAAGCGCTTTCGCAAATGACCGCGCCGCAGACCAATGTGCTACGCGACGGCAGGATCATCCGCATCAACACCGTCGATGTGGTGCCGGGCGACATCATCGTGCTCGGCGAAGGCGACTCCGTCTCCGCCGACGGTCGACTGTGCGTCGCCGCGTCCCTGAGAATCGCGGAAGCCAGCCTGACCGGCGAAAGCGTGGCGGTCGGCAAGAAGGCGGATACGCTCGAACAGGCGAAGGCTCTCGGCGACCGCGCCAACATGGTATTCAACGGCACCTCCGTAACGCAAGGTACCGGCCGTGCCATCGTGACCGGTACCGGCATGAACACCCAGGTCGGCAAGATAGCCGACCTGTTGCAAGCCACCGAAGATGACGAAAGCCCGTTGCAGAAGGAGATGAACTACGTCTCCAAGGTTCTGGGCATTGCGGTGTGCATCATCGCGGCCGTCGTACTCGTGGCGCTTGCGATCACCGAAGGATTCAACGACATCCACGACGTGATCGACTCGCTGCTACTGGCCGTCTCGTTGGCCGTGGCGGCCGTACCGGAAGGATTGGCCGCGATTCTAACGGTGGTGCTCGCCCTCGGTGTGCAGCGCATGGCCATGCACCATGCGATCGTCAAGAAGCTGCATTCCGTGGAAACACTTGGCTCCGCATCGGTGATCTGCTCCGACAAGACCGGAACGCTCACCCGCAACGAGATGACCGTGGAACGCGTGGTCACGCCCAGCGGTGAAGTGCAGATTACCGGCACGGGCTATGCGCCGGAAGGCCGCATGGTGATAGTGGACCAACGAACGCCGGAACGTGCCGCAATCGAGATGGAAGCGGTGGCGACATTGGGCGTCGGTGCGTTGGCCAATGACGGCGACCTGCGGGAACACACAGAATCCGGCATATGGGAAGCCGTCGGCGATCCCACGGAAGTTTCCTTGATCGTCGGTGCACGCAAGGTGAAGGCCGACCGGAGATATGCGCACTACGGTCGCGTCGGCGAGATCCCGTTCACTTCCGAACGAAAGCGCATGTCGATAGTTGCGCAGGATAATGCGGATGCCGGCAGACTGACGGTCTTTTCGAAAGGTGCGCCGGATGTGCTGCTTGGCTATTGCAACAGGATCGCCGTCGACGGTGCCGTCCGTCCACTCACGGAAGGTGATCGTCAACAGATTCTGGCGACGGTCGAACGCCTTTCCAGCGAAGCCTATCGTACGCTGGGACAGGCCTATCGCCCGCTCGGTACGGCATCGCTTGCCGACGTGCCCGGCGTAACGATCAACGCCGCAGGCCATGTCGCCGATATCGCGGAACAGAGCGACGTGCTGGAGTCCGAACTGATCTGGGTGGGCATGGTCGGCATCATCGATCCTCCGCGCACCGAAGTGCGTGCCTCCGTCTCCGAAGCGCATCGGGCCGGCATCCGTACCGTCATGATCACCGGCGACCATCCGCTCACCGCGGCTCGCATCGCCACCGACTTGGGCATCATCGAACAGGGCGGCAAGGCGTTGACCGGCGACCAACTGGACGCGCTGCCCGGCGACGATGCGTTCGACAAGGCGACGGCGGAAGTCTCCGTCTACGCTCGCGTGGCGCCGGAACACAAGTTGAAGATCGTGAAGTCCCTGCAACGCCAAGGCAACATCGTGGCCATGACCGGCGACGGCGTGAATGACGCTCCGGCCGTGAAAACCGCCGACATCGGCGTCGCCATGGGCATCACCGGCACCGAAGTGACCAAGCAGAGCGCAAAGATGATCCTCGCCGACGACAACTTCAGCACCATCGTCGCCGCCGTGCGCGAAGGCCGTGGAATCTTCGACAACATCAGGAAATTCCTACGCTATCTATTGAGTTCCAACGTAGGTGAGGTGTTCACCGTGTTCGGTGGCGTGATCTTCGCCGGATTCCTTGGCATCACCCAGCCGGGTACGCAAGGTGTGACCGTGCCGTTGCTCGCCACGCAGCTGCTGTGGATTAACCTGCTCACCGACGCGGCTCCGGCACTCGCCATGGGCGTTGACCCGTCCACCGACGACGTGATGGCCCGCAAGCCACGCCGCCTGACCGACCGCGTGATCGACGGCGAGATGTGGGGCGACATCATCTTCATCGGCGTGATCATGGCCGCCGTGACGCTGATCGGCATGGACATGCACCTGGCTGGGGGCCTGTTTACGGACCGTTCCGTCGCGGCCGTCGGGCATGAGGCGCAGATGATCGAGGCACGTACGATGGGCTTTACGATTCTCGTGTTCGCGCAGATGTTCAATGCGCTCGCCTTGCGCTCGCACCTGCAGTCGGTATTCGTCGGATTGTTCGCCAACAAGTGGCTGTGGGGCGCGATCGGTGTTTCCGTGGCATTGCAGTTGGCGGTGATCTATGTGCCGTTCCTCAACACCGCGTTCGGCACCGTGCCGTTGAGTGCCGGAGCATGGCTCGAATGCGTCGGTCTGGCACTGATCGTGCTCATCGCCTCCGAACTGCGCAAGTGCGTACTGCGTGCCATGCGCCGATAA